Proteins encoded in a region of the uncultured Paludibaculum sp. genome:
- a CDS encoding CdaR family protein, producing MMKPLTRNLGWKLASLLAAFVMWLLVSGARELTTSITVPVQYRNIPKSLEISSDMMEQVHLVLRGPSPLLTRLAPGGLPLVIDLSDARTPGQRTFTLDSRNIALPAGVTLERAVPAQIQIRLETRISRDVPVKPQFENMPEGMHIQSAEVTPARLTIVGPQSRVRHIQEVLTDAVDLRMLDSNGNIASTAYSGDAQVNFTTSPSVTIHVTVVPKPSDQGKR from the coding sequence ATGATGAAGCCACTTACGCGGAACCTCGGCTGGAAGCTCGCATCGCTTCTGGCCGCCTTTGTCATGTGGCTGCTCGTCAGCGGAGCCAGGGAGCTGACCACGTCCATCACAGTCCCCGTGCAATATCGCAATATTCCCAAGAGCCTGGAGATCAGCTCCGACATGATGGAGCAGGTCCACCTGGTTCTTCGCGGGCCGTCGCCTCTACTGACACGTCTAGCTCCGGGTGGATTGCCCCTGGTGATCGACCTCAGCGACGCGCGTACTCCGGGACAGCGGACCTTCACCCTCGACAGCCGCAACATTGCCTTGCCGGCCGGCGTCACGCTGGAGCGGGCGGTACCGGCGCAGATCCAGATCCGTCTGGAGACCCGCATTTCGCGTGATGTTCCAGTGAAACCGCAGTTTGAAAATATGCCGGAAGGCATGCACATTCAGTCCGCAGAAGTGACCCCGGCGCGACTGACGATTGTTGGGCCGCAGAGCCGGGTCCGGCATATTCAGGAGGTTCTGACCGACGCGGTGGACCTGCGGATGCTGGACTCGAACGGCAATATCGCCAGTACGGCCTATTCCGGTGACGCACAAGTGAATTTCACCACGTCTCCGTCGGTCACGATTCACGTTACGGTTGTACCCAAACCATCGGATCAAGGGAAAAGGTAA
- the cdaA gene encoding diadenylate cyclase CdaA, with the protein MRPLLDQFLDTMPRLTPTAALDILLVALLLYQAVMLIRGRRAAHILSGIGVVLLIYVVSVFAGLTVLRSILETLAPYTAFALIVMFQSEIRRLLARIGERRWVGFGSRLETREVTDEILLAVTHLAAQKIGALIVVERDIGLRTFIESGVPVDARVTRDLLLAIFQPGGAMHDGAVIVQGGRLAAGACFLPLTMNPELSRKLGTRHRAAIGVTEEADCLAIVVSEERGTVSIAALGDLEMDIPIERVAQRLGGPTGAPRYVAPASSPSSREVTRP; encoded by the coding sequence TTGCGGCCCCTGCTCGACCAGTTCCTGGATACGATGCCCCGGCTCACACCGACGGCCGCACTCGACATTCTCCTGGTCGCGCTTCTTCTGTATCAGGCGGTTATGCTGATCCGCGGCCGCCGCGCCGCGCACATTCTTTCCGGCATCGGTGTCGTCCTGCTGATCTATGTCGTTTCAGTTTTTGCCGGATTGACCGTACTTCGTTCCATTTTGGAGACCCTGGCACCGTATACCGCCTTTGCCCTCATTGTCATGTTCCAGAGTGAAATCCGGCGGTTGCTGGCGCGCATTGGCGAGCGCCGCTGGGTGGGCTTCGGCTCCCGGCTAGAGACCCGCGAGGTCACCGACGAGATTCTGCTGGCGGTCACCCACCTGGCGGCACAGAAGATCGGCGCATTGATCGTGGTCGAACGCGACATCGGTCTCCGGACCTTCATCGAAAGCGGAGTGCCTGTTGACGCCCGCGTGACCCGCGATCTTCTACTGGCCATCTTTCAACCTGGCGGCGCAATGCATGACGGCGCGGTGATCGTACAAGGCGGACGGCTGGCGGCCGGAGCCTGCTTCCTGCCGCTTACGATGAATCCCGAGTTGTCGCGCAAGCTCGGCACCCGTCACCGCGCTGCGATTGGCGTAACCGAAGAAGCCGACTGCCTGGCCATTGTTGTGAGCGAGGAGAGGGGGACGGTGTCGATTGCCGCTCTCGGGGACCTCGAAATGGATATTCCGATTGAGCGCGTGGCGCAACGCCTTGGCGGCCCCACCGGTGCGCCTCGCTATGTGGCACCAGCGTCATCGCCCTCTTCCCGCGAGGTAACCCGGCCATGA